From a region of the Lactuca sativa cultivar Salinas chromosome 4, Lsat_Salinas_v11, whole genome shotgun sequence genome:
- the LOC111891456 gene encoding uncharacterized protein LOC111891456 → MEIQRHKSTPPGKPILNRRLTRRERKLALLEDVDKLKKKLRQEENVHRALERAFSRRLGTLPHLPPYLPPQTLELLAEVAVLEEEVVRLEEEVVNFRQGLYQEAVYLSSRISIGNSDNDPSEEQSSKTTTFKQNDESGSSISQIEVESEASKPPQHKPLNSLLRSGSCRSSYSHRIGSDFLNRVVDTADLKKLDSSIGDDGVLGKENRSSSNSNSKITNSPEKITNEVQNSVKRPQNKPEIVEKRTPSKPQIRLMDQERAQESCSSSSSSDRIMEAESECNKISENVLNCLIGIFLRLSKLKAKTMDAEAFSNLMTLDLTGVDRGPGFRDPYGVCLKSRKRDIGPYKDLFAIESGSIDFKKKKNASLLIRRLKLLLEKLASVNLEGLVTHQQKLAFWINVYNICMMNAYLEHGMPESPEMMPTLMQKATINTGGYLLNAVTIEHFILRLPYRFKLSYPKSPKKDETEIRDKFGLEWSEPLVTFALCSGTWSSPAVRVYTASQVENELSTSKREYLQASFGITKTNKLIIPKMLDWYLLDFAKDLEALMDWVCLQLPSELRKQALMCLEKRGRGIEPLANKVQVMDYDYKFRYLIQR, encoded by the exons ATGGAAATCCAACGACACAAATCAACACCTCCCGGAAAACCCATTCTCAATCGACGCCTTACAAGAAGAGAAAGAAAACTTGCTCTACTTGAAGAT GTGGATAAACTGAAGAAAAAGTTAAGACAAGAAGAAAACGTACACAGAGCACTTGAAAGAGCTTTCAGTCGACGTTTAGGAACTTTACCTCATCTCCCTCCTTATCTTCCTCCACAG ACTTTAGAGCTGTTAGCTGAAGTAGCTGTTCTCGAAGAAGAAGTTGTACGTTTGGAAGAAGAAGTTGTAAATTTCCGACAAGGTTTATATCAAGAAGCTGTTTATCTATCATCAAGAATCAGCATCGGGAATTCCGACAACGACCCATCAGAAGAACAATCTTCAAAAACCACAACTTTTAAGCAAAATGATGAATCAGGATCCTCAATTTCCCAAATTGAAGTtgaatccgaagcatccaaacCACCTCAACATAAGCCCTTGAATTCTCTCTTGCGAAGTGGTTCATGTAGATCATCATACTCTCATAGAATCGGGAGCGATTTCTTGAATAGGGTTGTTGATACTGCTGATTTGAAGAAACTCGATTCGTCAATTGGAGATGATGGTGTTTTAGGTAAAGAAAATCGATCATCTTCTAATTCAAATAGCAAGATTACAAATTCTCCTGAAAAGATAACCAACGAAGTGCAAAATTCAGTGAAGAGACCTCAAAATAAGCCTGAAATTGTCGAAAAACGCACTCCTTCTAAACCACAG ATTAGATTAATGGATCAAGAAAGGGCACAAGAAAGCTGTTCAAGTTCATCTTCAAGTGATAGAATCATGGAAGCAGAAAGCGAATGCAACAAAATATCTGAAAACGTTTTAAACTGTTTGATTGGAATCTTTTTAAGATTAAGCAAATTGAAAGCAAAAACAATGGATGCTGAAGCTTTTTCAAATCTAATGACATTGGATTTGACTGGAGTTGACCGAGGACCTGGTTTTAGGGATCCTTATGGTGTTTGTTTGAAATCTAGAAAGAGAGATATTGGTCCTTATAAAGATCTTTTTGCAATTGAATCTGGATCGAttgattttaaaaagaaaaagaacgcATCCCTTTTGATTCGTAGACTCAA GCTTCTTCTTGAGAAGTTAGCTTCTGTTAACTTAGAGGGATTGGTGACACATCAGCAAAAGCTTGCGTTTTGGATAAATGTTTACAATATTTGTATGATGAAT gcTTATTTAGAGCATGGAATGCCTGAGAGTCCTGAAATGATGCCAACACTAATGCAAAAG GCAACAATAAATACAGGAGGATATTTGTTAAACGCAGTCACAATTGAGCATTTTATCTTGCGACTTCCTTATCGATTCAAACTT tcatacccaaaatctccaaaaaaagATGAGACTGAAATCCGTGACAAATTTGGATTGGAATGGTCCGAACCATTGGTCACATTTGCACTATGCAGCGGTACCTGGTCTTCCCCTGCa GTGAGAGTATACACTGCGTCACAAGTAGAAAACGAGTTATCAACATCAAAGCGAGAATATCTTCAAGCATCATTTGggataacaaaaacaaataaattaataataccAAAAATGTTAGATTGGTATTTATTAGATTTTGCAAAAGATTTGGAAGCTTTAATGGATTGGGTTTGCCTTCAATTACCAAGTGAGTTAAGAAAACAAGCACTTATGTGTCTTGAAAAAAGAGGAAGAGGAATAGAACCTCTTGCGAATAAAGTTCAAGTCATGGATTATGATTATAAATTCAGGTATCTTATTCAAAGATGA
- the LOC111891459 gene encoding uncharacterized protein LOC111891459, whose amino-acid sequence MEWTTVQHLDLRHVGRSSKPFQPHAATFHPSQALVAVAAGNYIIEFDAYTGSKISSINIGAPVVRMSYSPTSGHAVVAILEDCTIRSCDFDTEQTWVLHSPEKKMERITIDTEVHLALTPLQPVVFFGFHRRMSVTVVGTVEGGRAPTKIKTDLKKPIVNLACHPRLAVLYVGYADGLIRAYNIHTYAVLYTLQLDNTIKLIGAGAFAFHPTLEWIFVGDRRGTLLAWDVSTERPFMIGITQVGSQPIISVAWLPILCVLVTLSKDGSLQVWKTRSAANTNRTLVQANFFESASIEQIDIPRLLSQQGGETVYPLPRIRSLEVHPKLNLAALMFANMTGGDNAKNKAAYTREGRKQLFAVLQSARGSSASAIKEKLSALGSSGVLADHQLQAQLQEHHTKGPSQLTISDIARKAFLYSHFMEGHAKSAPISRMPLITILDTKNYLKDVPVCQPLHLELNFFSKENRVLHYPTRAFYIEGVNLMAYNLSTGAETIYKKLFPSMPGHVEFHGKYLLHSRKQHLFLVVYEFNGASSEVVLYWENTNSQSSNSKANTIKGRDVAFIGLNDGQFAILDEDKIELSVYTLPGGSPKPGAEKNMIDDQKPYEELDVSSIKGPLQFTFETEVDRIFSTPIESTLMFACFGDKIGMGKLVQGYSIATSDGPNMSTKGEGKKSIKLKPNEIVLQVHWQETLRGSVAGILTTQRVLIVSADLDILASTCTKFDKGLPSYRSLLWVGPALLFSTTTAISVLGWDGKVRTILSSSMPNAVLIGTLNDRLLLANPTEINPRQKKGLDIKHCLVGLLEPLLIGFGTMQQNFEQKLDLSEILYQITSRFDSLRITPRSLDILATGEPVCGDLAVSLSQSGPQFTQVLRGSYAIKARRFSTALSVLKDEFLRSRDYPQCPPTSHLFHRFRQLGYACIKYGQFDSAKETFEVISDYESLLDLFICHLNPSAMRRLAQRLEEENTDSELRRYCERILRVRSTGWTQGIFANFAAESMVPKGPAWGGGNWVIKTPASTKSIPQWELAAEVMPYMRTDDGSIPSLSTDHIGVYLGLIKGRGNIVEVRDDSLVKIKDNNKIVASTSVVASTSNDTSSSQLMNLDSLTKADSSVEQAKAEEEFKKSMYGTAGDGSSSDEEGVSKTKLRIKIKEKTAAPVTVDLDKIKEATKQFKLADALGAPIRTKSSAGMNINNNNNNNINTPQPVNNPPVVSAPVDPFGAGYFTQTPPVFPAGGPAVSTGAAVGPRPIPEDFFQNTIPSLQVAAALPPPGTYLSRYDQNPQGRPSGPPTSEIPQVPVNVPVSTESFGLPDGGVPPQSMATPPVAMPPLQAAVNAPVLTQPLDLSSLEGPGAVNVVKPSEPPPPTSVRPGQVPRGAGASICFKTGLVHLEQNQLPDALSCFDEAFLALAKDNSRGADVKAQATICAQYKIAVTLLQEIGRLQKVQGASAISAKDEMARLSRHLGSLPLQAKHRINCIRTAIKRNMDVQNYGYAKQMLELLLSKAPPGKQEELRSLIEICLQRGLTNKSIDPLEDPSQFCGATLSRLSTIGYDVCDVCGAKFSALASPGCIICGMGSIKRSDALVGPAPVPSPFG is encoded by the exons ATGGAGTGGACGACAGTGCAGCATTTGGATCTGCGGCATGTTGGTCGCAGTTCGAAACCTTTCCAACCTCACGCTGCCACATTTCATCCCAGTCAAGCGTTGGTTGCCGTCGCTGCTGGAAATTACATCATTG AGTTTGATGCATACACTGGTAGCAAGATATCTTCGATCAACATTGGTGCTCCTGTAGTTCGAATGTCTTATAGTCCCACTAGTGGACATGCAGTCGTAGCTATACTTGAG GATTGTACAATCAGATCATGTGATTTTGACACAGAGCAAACATGGGTTTTGCATTCACCTGAAAAGAAGATGGAACGTATTACAATCGACACAGAAGTCCATCTGGCTTTAACCCCTCTACAACCAGTAGTTTTCTTTGGTTTCCATCGCAGGATGAGTGTAACAG TTGTTGGAACTGTTGAAGGAGGAAGAGCACCAACAAAAATAAAGACAGATTTAAAGAAACCAATTGTGAATCTTGCTTGCCATCCACGCCTTGCTGTGTTG TATGTGGGCTATGCAGATGGTTTGATTCGAGCTTATAACATCCATACATATGCTGTTCTCTACACTTTACAAC TTGATAACACCATTAAGCTGATTGGTGCTGGAGCCTTTGCTTTTCATCCGACTCTAGAATGGATTTTTGTTGGTGATAGGCGTGGTACTCTTCTTGCTTGGGATGTTTCAACTGAAAGACCTTTCATGATTGGCAT AACACAAGTGGGTTCACAACCAATTATATCAGTTGCATGGCTTCCTATATTGTGTGTACTTGTTACCTTATCCAAAGATGGAAGTCTTCAAGTTTGGAAAACAAGAAGTGCTGCAAATACCAATAGAACTCTAGTTCAAGCTAACTTTTTCGAGTCTGCAT CAATTGAACAGATTGATATCCCACGTCTGCTATCACAGCAAGGGGGTGAAACTGTTTATCCATTACCAAGAATTAGAAGTCTTGAAGTCCACCCAAAGTTAAATCTAGCAGCTTTGATGTTTGCA AATATGACAGGTGGCGACAATGCAAAAAATAAAGCTGCTTACACTAGGGAAGGAAGGAAGCAACTTTTTGCAGTTTTACAAAGTGCAAGGGGATCTTCAG CATCTGCAATTAAGGAGAAACTTTCTGCCCTTGGATCATCAGGAGTTTTAGCAGACCATCAACTTCAAGCCCAGTTACAAGAGCATCATacaaaagg GCCCAGTCAGCTTACAATCTCGGACATAGCACGGAAGGCTTTTCTTTACAGT CATTTCATGGAAGGACATGCAAAAAGTGCCCCAATATCACGCATGCCTCTTATCACCATTTTAGATACTAAAAATTATCTGAAAGATGTTCCAGTTTGCCAG CCACTTCATTTGGAGCTAAATTTCTTCAGTAAAGAGAATCGTGTTCTTCATTATCCCACAAGAGCTTTTTACATAGAAGGTGTAAACCTAATGGCATACAATCTCTCTACTGGAGCCGAAACTATCTACAAGAAACTTTTTCCATCG ATGCCTGGACATGTTGAGTTCCATGGAAAGTATTTACTCCACAGTAGAAAGCAACACTTGTTTCTTGTGgtttatgagtttaatggtgCTTCTAGTGAAGTTGTACTTTATTGGGAAAACACAAACTCTCAATCATCCAACAGTAAAGCCAATACAATCAAAG GTCGAGATGTTGCATTTATTGGGCTAAATGATGGACAATTTGCCATTCTTGATGAAGACAAAATTGAACTTTCTGTATATACATTACCTGGAGGCTCTCCAAAACCAGGTGCTGAAAAAAACATGATAGATGATCAAAAACCATATGAAGAACTTGATGTGTCTTCTATCAAGGGCCCACTTCAGTTTACTTTTGAAACTGAAGTTGACAGAATTTTTTCGACTCCAATTG AGTCAACTTTGATGTTTGCATGTTTTGGGGACAAAATTGGAATGGGAAAGCTTGTTCAAGGATACAGCATTGCTACTAGTGATGGACCTAATATGTCAACAAAAGGTGAAGGGAAAAAGTCTATCAAGTTGAAGCCAAATGAGATTGTTTTGCAG GTTCACTGGCAAGAAACTCTTAGAGGCTCTGTCGCTGGAATATTAACTACACAGAGAGTACTCATAGTCTCTGCTGACCTTGATATTCTTGCAAGTACTTGTACAAAGTTCGACAAAGGCCTTCCTTCA TATAGATCTCTTCTTTGGGTGGGGCCCGCTCTTTTATTTTCCACCACCACTGCCATCAGTGTTCTTGGGTGGGATGGAAAAGTGAGAACCATTCTTTCCAGCAGCATGCCTAATGCAGTGCTAATCGGGACTTTAAACGATAGATTATTGCTTGCAAATCCAACTGAAATAAATCCAAGACAAAAAAAGGGCTTGGATATAAAACACTGTCTTGTAGGGCTTCTAGAACCTCTTCTTATTGGTTTTGGCACCATGCAACAAAATtttgaacagaagcttgacttgTCAGAGATATTATACCAAATAACATCAAG gtTTGATAGTTTACGGATTACTCCAAGATCTCTTGATATTCTTGCGACTGGTGAACCTGTGTGTGGTGATCTTGCTGTATCGTTATCACAATCAGGGCCTCAGTTTACTCAG GTGCTACGAGGATCATATGCAATCAAGGCGCGTCGCTTTTCAACCGCTTTATCTGTTCTAAAAGACGAATTCCTCCGATCAAGAGATTACCCACAATGCCCTCCAACTTCCCACTTATTCCACCGCTTTCGTCAACTCGGATACGCCTGCATAAA GTATGGTCAATTCGACAGTGCAAAAGAAACATTCGAAGTCATATCCGATTACGAAAGCCTACTCGATCTATTCATCTGCCACCTCAACCCTAGTGCAATGCGACGCCTTGCTCAAAGACTTGAAGAAGAAAACACCGATTCAGAATTAAGACGCTATTGTGAAAGAATATTAAGAGTCCGTTCCACCGGTTGGACCCAGGGTATTTTCGCCAATTTCGCTGCTGAATCCATGGTTCCTAAAGGACCCGCATGGGGCGGGGGCAATTGGGTAATTAAAACACCCGCGAGCACAAAAAGCATCCCCCAATGGGAATTGGCGGCTGAAGTTATGCCGTATATGAGAACAGACGACGGCAGTATCCCCTCGTTGTCAACCGACCACATCGGAGTTTACCTCGGATTAATCAAAGGCAGGGGTAATATCGTCGAAGTTCGCGACGATAGTTTAGTGAAAATTAAAGATAATAATAAAATTGTTGCTTCCACGTCTGTCGTTGCTTCTACTTCTAATGACACGTCATCATCTCAATTGATGAACCTTGATTCTCTTACGAAGGCGGATTCGAGCGTAGAACAGGCAAAAGCCGAAGAGGAATTTAAGAAATCGATGTATGGGACAGCTGGCGATGGAAGTAGTAGCGATGAAGAAGGTGTTTCCAAAACTAAATTGCGTATAAAGATAAAGGAAAAAACCGCTGCTCCTGTTACTGTGGATTTGGATAAAATTAAGGAAGCGACTAAACAGTTTAAATTAGCTGATGCTTTGGGTGCACCAATTAGAACTAAATCATCAGCCGGAatgaatattaataataataataataataatattaatactcCTCAACCAGTAAACAATCCTCCAGTTGTATCAGCTCCGGTTGATCCATTTGGGGCCGGTTATTTCACGCAAACGCCGCCGGTGTTTCCGGCGGGTGGTCCAGCGGTGTCAACCGGAGCGGCGGTTGGACCGCGGCCGATCCCGGAGGATTTTTTTCAGAATACTATTCCGTCGTTACAGGTGGCGGCTGCGTTGCCGCCCCCTGGCACTTATCTTTCGAGATACGATCAGAATCCTCAAGGGAGACCATCCGGGCCTCCCACTAGTGAAATTCCTCAAGTGCCTGTGAATGTTCCGGTTTCTACAGAGTCGTTTGGACTTCCGGATGGCGGTGTGCCGCCACAATCCATGGCTACTCCACCTGTTGCCATGCCGCCGCTTCAGGCGGCGGTCAACGCTCCGGTGTTGACCCAGCCGCTTGATTTAAGCTCCCTTGAAGGTCCGGGAGCTGTGAATGTAGTGAAACCTTCTGAGCCTCCTCCTCCAACATCTGTGCGACCTGGACAG GTTCCACGTGGGGCTGGTGCTTCGATTTGTTTCAAGACTGGGCTAGTGCATCTTGAACAGAATCAACTACCAGATGCATTATCATGTTTTGATGAAGCTTTTCTTGCATTAGCAAAGGACAATTCTCGTGGAGCTGATGTAAAGGCACAAGCCACAATTTGTGCTCAGTATAAAATCGCAGTCACCCTACTtcag GAAATCGGGCGACTACAAAAGGTCCAAGGTGCAAGTGCAATAAGCGCAAAAGACGAAATGGCAAGACTCTCACGTCACCTCGGGTCACTACCACTCCAAGCAAAACACAGAATAAATTGCATACGAACAGCCATAAAACGAAACATGGACGTGCAAAATTACGGATATGCCAAACAAATGCTTGAATTACTTTTATCAAAAGCTCCACCGGGTAAACAAGAGGAATTAAGAAGCTTGATTGAGATATGTTTACAAAGGGGGTTGACCAATAAGTCAATCGACCCACTTGAAGACCCTTCACAATTCTGTGGTGCTACACTTAGCCGATTGTCGACTATTGGGTATGATGTTTGTGATGTTTGTGGGGCTAAGTTTTCGGCTTTGGCTTCTCCTGGGTGTATTATTTGTGGTATGGGGAGTATTAAGCGGTCAGATGCACTTGTGGGACCCGCTCCTGTTCCTTCGCCTTTTGGGTGA